The sequence below is a genomic window from Thermus filiformis.
AGGCCCTCGTCCTGGGCCGGCCCGCCCGGAGCGAGAACAAGAAGGAGGGGTTCAGCCTCTCCGGGGCCACCCTGCAGCACAACGTGAACCGCCACCAGGTGCGCCTCTACCCCCGGGCCTTCCAGCTTCCCCGGGAGGAGTTCAAGAAGCTCGGGGAGAAGTGAGGCCCTTCCCGGACCCCTGAGGCCTTATGAAGAAGCCTCCCGCGGGGCACCCGTCTCAGCGCAAGCTGGGGCGGGGTAGCTTGCCGGGGCCCCCATCCTGGCGCAAGCCAGGCTGGGGTGGCGTAAGGGTGTGGGGCCTTCTTCTCTTGGCCCTCCTCGCCTGGGCCCAGGAGGTCTTCCGCCCCCAGGTGGAGCTTGTGCGCAAGGACAAGAAGGTGGTGGCCTCGGTGAGCGGGGAGGAGGGGAGCCTCTTCTACGGGGACTACGGGGACCTATTCTTCGGGGTCCTGGAGGAGGTGGGCCCGGAGGTGGTCCAGGTCTCGGGGCGGCGGTTCTTCCGGGACGCGGGGAGCCGCCTCGAGGGAAAGCCGGGGGACCGGGTGGAGGTGGCCTACAACAAGGACCTCACCCGGGAGGGCCTGCCTTACCTGATGCGCCTTCGGCCCCTGGAAGGGGAGGGGAAGGAGGGGGAGTACCTCCGCCTGGTCCTGTACGACCCCAAGGAGGGGGTCCTGGTCCGCTTCGGCGAGGAGGCCGAGGCCCGGGGAAGCCTGGCCGTGGTGGAGCGGGGGAGCCGGGAGGAGCTTTGGCTTTCCGGGGGGGAGGCCCGCTACCTCGAGGAGGAGGGGCGGCTCGAGGTCCGGCCCGCCCCGGGGGAGGTGGTCCTGAACCAGGGGGAGAGCCGGGCGGTGGGCCAAACCCTCCGTTACGAGAACGACCAGGGCCTGGCCCTATTGGAGGGGCCGGTGCGCCTCTTTCGGCCCGGAGACCCCCCCCTGGAGGGGGAGGCGGAGGGGCTGGAGTACCGGCTGGACGAGGGGGACCTCTGGCTTCGCAAGGTGGTCCTGCGGCAGGGGAAAAGGACCACCAGGGCCGGCCTCGCCCTGGTCCGGGACCGGGAGGGGGTCGCCTACCTTTACGGGGGCGTGGAGAGCCAGGACGAGAAGGGCCTCGTCCGGGGGGAGCGGGTGCGCTACGTCCTCAAGACCGGGGACGTGGTGGTCCTAAAGAGGGTCAGCGGCGAGTTTCGGGACTGATCCCCGCCATCAGAAGGCCCAGCCGCTCCTCCGTGGCCTCCTCGGGGGTGAGCTCCCCCATGATCCGCCCCTCGTACATCACCAGGATGCGGTCGGAAAGGGAGAGGACCTCGGAGAGGTCGGCGGAGACCAGAAGGACCGCCAACCCCTCGTCCCGGGCCCGGATCAGCTCCTTGTGGATGGCCTCTATGGCCCCGATGTCCACCCCCCGGGTGGGCTGGGCGGCCACCAGGAGGCGGGGCCTTCGCAGGATCTCGCGCCCCACCACGATCTTCTGGGCGTTCCCCCCGGAGTAGCGCCGGGCGGCCAGGGCGGTGCTCCGGGGCCGGACGTCAAACCTCTCCACCAGGGTCTGGGCGTGGGCCTCCACCGCCTCCGGCTGAAGGAAGTCCAGGAAGCCCCGGAAGGGGGGGCGGTGGTGGTCCCCCAGGATGGCGTTCTCCCGGGTGGTGAAGTCCAGGACCAGCCCCCGCTGGTTCCGGTCCTCGGGGATGTGGGAAACCCCCCGCTCCCGCACCTTCCGGGCGGTGGGGGGGAGGGGCTCACCCAGGTAGAGGACCCGGCCCGTGTGGGGCCTGAGCCCGGTCAGGGCCTCCACCAGCTCCGTCTGGCCGTTCCCCTCCACCCCGGCCACGCCCACGATCTCCCCGGCCCGCACCCGGAAGCTCACCCCCTTGAGGCGGGGCGGGGCGGCCAGGTTTTCCACCTCGAGCACCACCTCGCCGGGCCGGGCGGGCCCCTTCTCCACCCGGAGGACCACCTCCCGGCCCACCATCATCCGGGCCAGCTCCTCCAGGCTGGTCCTTGGGGTCTGGACCGTCCCCACCACCTTCCCGTCCCGGATGACCGTGGTGCGGTCGGAGACCTCCAGGACCTCCTTGAGCTTGTGGCTGATGAAGATGGCGGCGTTGCCCTTTTCCACGTAGGCCCGGAGGAAGCGGAAGAGCTCCTCCGCCTCCTGGGGGGTGAGGACGGCGGTGGGCTCGTCCAGGATCAGGATCCGCGCCTTCCGGTAGAGGGCCTTCAGGATCTCCACCCGCTGCTGCAGGCCCACGGGGAGGTCCTCCACCTTCTCGTCCAGGGGGACGTGGAAGCCCAGGGCCTCCATCAGGGCCGAGGCCTCCCGCCGGGCCTGGTCCAGGTCCATCCGGAAGGGGCTTCCGGGCTCGAGGCCCAGGACCAGGTTCTCCAGGACGGTGAAGGGCTCCACCAGCATGAAGTGCTGGTGGACCATGCCGATCCCCGCCCGGATGGCGTCCAGGGGGCTTCTGGGCCGGTAGGGCCTGCCGTCCACCCACATCTCCCCCTCGTCCGGGGGCTGGAGGCCGTAGACGATCTTCATCAGGGTGGACTTGCCCGCCCCGTTCTCCCCCACCAGGGCCAGGACCTCGCCCCAGTTCAGGTCCAGGTCTATGTGGTCGTTGGCCAGGACCAGGGGGAAGCGTTTGGTGATGCCCTTCAGGACCAGGGCCTTCTCGCTCACGCCCAAAGTATATCCCCCCGGTGGCCCGGGGGGATCC
It includes:
- a CDS encoding ABC transporter ATP-binding protein, whose protein sequence is MGVSEKALVLKGITKRFPLVLANDHIDLDLNWGEVLALVGENGAGKSTLMKIVYGLQPPDEGEMWVDGRPYRPRSPLDAIRAGIGMVHQHFMLVEPFTVLENLVLGLEPGSPFRMDLDQARREASALMEALGFHVPLDEKVEDLPVGLQQRVEILKALYRKARILILDEPTAVLTPQEAEELFRFLRAYVEKGNAAIFISHKLKEVLEVSDRTTVIRDGKVVGTVQTPRTSLEELARMMVGREVVLRVEKGPARPGEVVLEVENLAAPPRLKGVSFRVRAGEIVGVAGVEGNGQTELVEALTGLRPHTGRVLYLGEPLPPTARKVRERGVSHIPEDRNQRGLVLDFTTRENAILGDHHRPPFRGFLDFLQPEAVEAHAQTLVERFDVRPRSTALAARRYSGGNAQKIVVGREILRRPRLLVAAQPTRGVDIGAIEAIHKELIRARDEGLAVLLVSADLSEVLSLSDRILVMYEGRIMGELTPEEATEERLGLLMAGISPETRR